In Phragmites australis chromosome 24, lpPhrAust1.1, whole genome shotgun sequence, the following are encoded in one genomic region:
- the LOC133907132 gene encoding uncharacterized protein LOC133907132 isoform X2, which produces MPSLVAGVYVMISGLDLERLVLTAGPVGLMQASLDVVRPYIRQREQFGRPVGEFQFIQICTPRCSRQDHLYTRLLWIAIMAKLTARIVQEQFSTLLKGQPKLHFRSSSMPERHQRAVEQLPPVRPERQGKGTTVTGLLRRREGTCRRGCALRLRLPGLPRRQGENKPGEGVLSHQQVRCHHHRELWRVKAGLRQNWLNGEVG; this is translated from the exons ATGCCTTCTCTTGTTGCAGGTGTTTATGTCATGATATCAGGGCTTGATCTGGAAAGGCTTGTATTAACTGCAGGACCTGTTGGCCTTATGCAGGCATCCCTTGATGTTGTTCGTCCGTATATTCGTCAGAGGGAGCAATTTGGTCGTCCAGTTGGTGAATTTCAGTTCATACAG ATATGTACACCTCGTTGCAGTCGTCAAG ATCATTTGTATACTCGGTTGCTATGGATTGCGATAATGGCAAAATTGACCGCAAG GATTGTGCAGGAGCAATTCTCTACGCTGCTGAAAGGGCAACCCAAGTTGCACTTCAG GAGTTCCAGCATGCCAGAACGACATCAACGCGCTGTGGAGCAACTGCCACCAGTACGTCCAGAAAGACAGGGCAAAGGTACCACCGTCACCGGATTGCTGCGCCGCCGTGAAGGCACTTGCAGGAGAGGATGTGCCCTGCGGCTGCGGCTACCTGGGCTCCCCCGCCGCCAGGGAGAAAATAAGCCTGGAGAAGGTGTTCTAAGTCACCAACAAGTGCGGTGTCACCATCACAGGGAGCTGTGGAG GGTCAAAGCAGGTCTGAGACAGAACTGGCTGAACGGAGAAGTTGGCTAA
- the LOC133907132 gene encoding uncharacterized protein LOC133907132 isoform X1 — MPSLVAGVYVMISGLDLERLVLTAGPVGLMQASLDVVRPYIRQREQFGRPVGEFQFIQGKCQICTPRCSRQDHLYTRLLWIAIMAKLTARIVQEQFSTLLKGQPKLHFRSSSMPERHQRAVEQLPPVRPERQGKGTTVTGLLRRREGTCRRGCALRLRLPGLPRRQGENKPGEGVLSHQQVRCHHHRELWRVKAGLRQNWLNGEVG, encoded by the exons ATGCCTTCTCTTGTTGCAGGTGTTTATGTCATGATATCAGGGCTTGATCTGGAAAGGCTTGTATTAACTGCAGGACCTGTTGGCCTTATGCAGGCATCCCTTGATGTTGTTCGTCCGTATATTCGTCAGAGGGAGCAATTTGGTCGTCCAGTTGGTGAATTTCAGTTCATACAG GGAAAATGTCAGATATGTACACCTCGTTGCAGTCGTCAAG ATCATTTGTATACTCGGTTGCTATGGATTGCGATAATGGCAAAATTGACCGCAAG GATTGTGCAGGAGCAATTCTCTACGCTGCTGAAAGGGCAACCCAAGTTGCACTTCAG GAGTTCCAGCATGCCAGAACGACATCAACGCGCTGTGGAGCAACTGCCACCAGTACGTCCAGAAAGACAGGGCAAAGGTACCACCGTCACCGGATTGCTGCGCCGCCGTGAAGGCACTTGCAGGAGAGGATGTGCCCTGCGGCTGCGGCTACCTGGGCTCCCCCGCCGCCAGGGAGAAAATAAGCCTGGAGAAGGTGTTCTAAGTCACCAACAAGTGCGGTGTCACCATCACAGGGAGCTGTGGAG GGTCAAAGCAGGTCTGAGACAGAACTGGCTGAACGGAGAAGTTGGCTAA
- the LOC133907132 gene encoding isovaleryl-CoA dehydrogenase, mitochondrial-like isoform X3, whose protein sequence is MPSLVAGVYVMISGLDLERLVLTAGPVGLMQASLDVVRPYIRQREQFGRPVGEFQFIQGKCQICTPRCSRQDHLYTRLLWIAIMAKLTARIVQEQFSTLLKGQPKLHFRVKAGLRQNWLNGEVG, encoded by the exons ATGCCTTCTCTTGTTGCAGGTGTTTATGTCATGATATCAGGGCTTGATCTGGAAAGGCTTGTATTAACTGCAGGACCTGTTGGCCTTATGCAGGCATCCCTTGATGTTGTTCGTCCGTATATTCGTCAGAGGGAGCAATTTGGTCGTCCAGTTGGTGAATTTCAGTTCATACAG GGAAAATGTCAGATATGTACACCTCGTTGCAGTCGTCAAG ATCATTTGTATACTCGGTTGCTATGGATTGCGATAATGGCAAAATTGACCGCAAG GATTGTGCAGGAGCAATTCTCTACGCTGCTGAAAGGGCAACCCAAGTTGCACTTCAG GGTCAAAGCAGGTCTGAGACAGAACTGGCTGAACGGAGAAGTTGGCTAA
- the LOC133907132 gene encoding uncharacterized protein LOC133907132 isoform X4: MSDMYTSLQSSRSFVYSVAMDCDNGKIDRKDCAGAILYAAERATQVALQTGVPACQNDINALWSNCHQYVQKDRAKVPPSPDCCAAVKALAGEDVPCGCGYLGSPAAREKISLEKVF, from the exons ATGTCAGATATGTACACCTCGTTGCAGTCGTCAAG ATCATTTGTATACTCGGTTGCTATGGATTGCGATAATGGCAAAATTGACCGCAAG GATTGTGCAGGAGCAATTCTCTACGCTGCTGAAAGGGCAACCCAAGTTGCACTTCAG ACAGGAGTTCCAGCATGCCAGAACGACATCAACGCGCTGTGGAGCAACTGCCACCAGTACGTCCAGAAAGACAGGGCAAAGGTACCACCGTCACCGGATTGCTGCGCCGCCGTGAAGGCACTTGCAGGAGAGGATGTGCCCTGCGGCTGCGGCTACCTGGGCTCCCCCGCCGCCAGGGAGAAAATAAGCCTGGAGAAGGTGTTCTAA